The following is a genomic window from Amyelois transitella isolate CPQ chromosome 23, ilAmyTran1.1, whole genome shotgun sequence.
TTGGACTTTTAGACTTGGGTACTAGGACTTGGAATCATGGAGTAATCGATGTATCTctcatagttttttttagattttttttacgatCACAGATACAAGTCTCTTTTATGTTTTGCAAAATACGATTAATTACCATAAATATTAACCAAAAATATAGACGAATAATTTCTATCTATCAAAAAGAATGGCAGAATCACTCGGCAGAATGTCAAAATCAGTTTTCAAAAACGCAAAATGAATATTCTAAGttgtttgtattaaattcTACGTGtattttcatgattttttaaaaataaattaacaaagttGATAATAACCAAGTATCCAAAATGAAGTACATGGATAAATTGCCGACAGTTATAAGCTGTTGTTTCTGCTGTTTTCTAAGAGCTGGAACTGTAATGATAGCTATATTTTCGTTCGTGagtacattattaatttaactgcCACCAGtgtggaccactccatatctttaccatggatgttgtaaaaggcgactgagggagaGGCTagttaacttgagattcctgtaggcgatgggctgccaacctgtcactgtttgcaTCCCAATTTCATTATTGAGCCATGCGGCCGagcatggcctttcagtcttttctgtAAAGGAAGAATAATTATTCTAGTatctaggtatttattttaatcttcaTGTTCTAAGATGTGGGATTTTAATTCCAGACTTGGAACAAAGTAAGACGCATTAATGTCATTAAAaaacagagaaaataaaatatttcttaggGAAAAAACAGTTAAGCGTGGGCGAAATTCGTTTGTCGAGTGTTCTGTACaattttttgtcatattaACGATCTTGCTGTcggttatttttaaactttttaatcaATCTAGCTTGGATGATCgaagcatacatacatgttacatgcacgtctatatcccttgcgagatagacagggccaacagttttgaaaatactgaaatgtcacgttcagctgtatggctctccataaagctatacatgtgatttgtttcttttataaatatgtacttactattttcttgtttctgtgtaaatttctatgcaataaagataccaacaaacaaacaagctaATTTTCCCTATCTTAATTTTGACTAAAGGAaccccaaaaaaaaaagacaacaaAATAGTCTTACGGATTAccgaatttttcttttaacgttgcGTGAATCGGACATAAATCATAAGGTCCCCGGGGATATTTCGCTGAGAGCCGGGATGCCCGCCCGTTAATATCGGACGGAGAAAGTGGCAGGTTCATTGTTTACAAGTCGATAAAATGAATTATAAGACgcacttaaatatattttgaaaacacGAACACTTAACGAAGTATGAAGGGACCGTGGCAATACAAGAAAAATTGTTGAACCagtaacaaacacatttttgaaaaaagaaagaatgaaatattcaaaacacattttttttttcagatcgTCGGTTTTATTTTCGCGCCAAATATCAGCACGACCAAAGGTTTCTGGAGCATGGATCCCGTGCTCTCCTCCCACGGCGCGGTAGCTGAAATCGTCATACAGGTCACATTGGGAGTCATGTCTATAATGCTGTGTGTGGTCAGCTTGATGTTAGTTATTGGCTCTTGTTGTGTAAGTTATCCGAGTTTGACAATCTTAActgttatataaaaatgtttatctttacTGTTAAAAATGTAGTGATGGTATgtggggataggcttataaacttgggattcttcttttaggcaaagAGCTagaccctgtcactatttgaatctcaattctatcattaagccaaacagctgatcgtggcgtttctgtcttttaaagactgttggttctgtctaccccgcaagggacacagatgtgattacatgtatgtatgtatacatacagataaaataggggtactttaaaatattgtagtaCGAGTAATTCCCttcaataatttgttttatacacTCACTTCACCAATTACAAATTAtggtgactggttgctagcccgtcgcctaaaagaagaatcccaagtttataagcctatgcctagtatttttttttttattattatcggAACAATGTTATATCTAGTGTACACCCGCCATTTTGAATCTCACGAAAAAGAGTAGTAGGTAGTTAGAGATTATAATACTCAGGTTTTATGTTTAAACCGCcgcaaagggaagatcttttGCAAGGGTAAAatttatgcctggggaaccgcacGACTGTATTTACACTCAAATCCGTGAAATTTTCGCCTTTTAGCATACGCGCTGCTATTGGCTCGAAGCGTGTGACGTTTGAGATGTCGTCATAgtctcttcgctgctattggctaaCGCGTCGTATTCTCACTGTGATTGGCTGATTGCGTCTCTGACGTTAATGAagtcaatatacatacatacataaaataacgcctctttcccggaggggtaaacagaggctacatattttcatttcattcattcataactctcttcatgcaagctcggcggtttcgggtattcttgacctgaccctttaccaggacgtccttaatttgatcaagacacGTTCGTCTaagtcttcccactccgacctttccctccacaccctccttgtatatctgcttagtcaacctgcttccATTCATCCTCttcacatgaccgaaccatcttaacatacccatTTCTATtccaattatatattaatattacctaTAATGAAGTCAAGTTTACATTAATTTCTTCTTCCAGAACATGCCAACATTGATAGAAGTCTACCAGTGGGGGGCCTGTTTATATTCTTGTGTCGTGTCTATTCTCTTCATGGTACTCGCTGGAATGTGCTTCTTTGTCTACGGCGACTGTTTCATAGCGGCCGGTGTCCTGTGCGGCcttataatttgtaattgtggaagtaagtatctataaaaaataaatccataATTAATCTATTCATGTCAGACTTATAGGTATTTTACAGTGTATctgttaatgtaaaaaatataacagtaTATAGAGGATATATaggactccatctctttcc
Proteins encoded in this region:
- the LOC106130971 gene encoding uncharacterized protein LOC106130971 produces the protein MKYMDKLPTVISCCFCCFLRAGTVMIAIFSFIVGFIFAPNISTTKGFWSMDPVLSSHGAVAEIVIQVTLGVMSIMLCVVSLMLVIGSCCNMPTLIEVYQWGACLYSCVVSILFMVLAGMCFFVYGDCFIAAGVLCGLIICNCGITAYFVIVANSLRMSLIYLAATNDVLNI